One Heliomicrobium gestii genomic region harbors:
- a CDS encoding RrF2 family transcriptional regulator, translating into MKISKKTDYALRALCTLAESYGDEPVSLRELAERNRIPKRFLEQIMLDLKTKNWVTSVPGKYGGYVLACSPEQITLGQVVRHFDGILAPIGCVSVTQYQACTEESVCKFRRLMAEIRDFVARQMDSTTLLAVIEGKPLLPPGRPDEFYLGK; encoded by the coding sequence ATGAAGATTTCGAAGAAAACAGACTACGCGTTGCGGGCTTTGTGCACCTTGGCGGAGTCCTATGGCGACGAGCCGGTATCCTTGCGGGAACTGGCCGAGAGAAACCGGATACCCAAACGCTTTTTGGAACAGATCATGTTGGACTTGAAAACGAAAAACTGGGTGACCAGTGTGCCGGGAAAGTACGGCGGGTATGTGCTCGCCTGTTCGCCGGAACAGATCACGCTCGGGCAGGTGGTGCGTCACTTTGATGGCATTCTAGCCCCGATTGGTTGTGTATCGGTCACACAATACCAGGCGTGCACCGAGGAGAGTGTTTGCAAATTCCGCCGATTGATGGCGGAAATTCGCGATTTCGTTGCTCGCCAGATGGATTCGACAACGCTGTTGGCTGTAATCGAAGGAAAACCGCTGTTGCCGCCGGGCCGGCCAGATGAGTTCTATTTGGGAAAATAA
- a CDS encoding ABC transporter ATP-binding protein produces the protein MTVEVKQLSKSYGKGLPPAVDEVSFKVLDGGITALLGPSGGGKTTLLRLIAGLETPSAGEVHLAGQRVDHLPPQKREIGFVFQNYALFMHMTVFENIAFGLRMKKWTKSAIHDRVNELMGVTGIAGLEMRYPSQLSGGQQQRVAFARALAAKPRLLLLDEPFAAVDAQIRKELRLWLRQLHDEIPVTSLFVTHDQQEALELADQVAVIQQGRLEQLGRPQEIYEHPVTAFVARFMGDANWLSAEVSQGTAVAGEWSFPAPQWPDGTRVDLLIRPEDVEIKLCSGEECDQREVGQSYCLGQVQSLTFLGQGFRVVLRLDNGMLLTALLTNEKGATLQRGHSVLVGVQKGRVFLGESPHNR, from the coding sequence TTGACGGTTGAGGTGAAACAGTTAAGCAAGTCTTACGGGAAGGGACTTCCGCCGGCTGTTGACGAGGTTAGCTTCAAGGTGCTCGATGGCGGCATTACGGCGTTGCTTGGCCCAAGTGGCGGCGGAAAGACAACCTTGCTTCGGCTTATTGCGGGATTGGAGACGCCCAGTGCCGGTGAAGTGCATTTGGCTGGGCAGCGGGTGGATCATCTCCCGCCGCAAAAGCGGGAAATTGGCTTTGTCTTTCAAAATTACGCGCTGTTTATGCATATGACGGTTTTTGAAAACATCGCTTTTGGGCTGAGAATGAAGAAATGGACGAAAAGCGCCATTCACGATCGCGTGAATGAGTTGATGGGGGTTACGGGCATTGCTGGATTGGAAATGCGATATCCCAGCCAGTTGTCCGGCGGGCAGCAGCAACGTGTCGCCTTCGCTCGGGCGTTGGCGGCGAAACCGCGGTTGTTGCTCCTCGACGAGCCCTTCGCCGCTGTAGATGCCCAGATCCGGAAGGAACTGAGGCTATGGCTTCGCCAACTGCATGACGAGATTCCGGTGACGAGTCTATTCGTTACGCATGACCAGCAGGAGGCGTTGGAATTGGCAGATCAAGTGGCTGTCATTCAGCAGGGCAGACTGGAGCAATTGGGAAGGCCACAGGAGATCTATGAACATCCTGTCACCGCCTTTGTCGCGCGTTTCATGGGGGACGCGAATTGGCTCTCCGCCGAGGTGTCGCAAGGAACGGCAGTGGCCGGAGAATGGTCTTTTCCTGCACCCCAGTGGCCTGATGGCACCAGGGTCGATCTGTTGATCCGTCCGGAAGATGTTGAAATCAAACTGTGCTCAGGGGAAGAATGCGACCAAAGAGAAGTGGGGCAATCCTATTGTTTGGGGCAAGTGCAGTCCTTGACCTTTTTGGGTCAGGGGTTTCGAGTGGTTCTTCGGTTGGATAATGGAATGTTGCTAACAGCGTTACTTACGAATGAGAAAGGCGCAACTCTCCAAAGGGGTCATTCTGTTTTAGTCGGTGTGCAAAAGGGAAGGGTTTTTCTCGGTGAGTCGCCCCACAACCGATGA
- a CDS encoding sulfate ABC transporter permease, translated as MIRFFVAAFIYLWFGILLLAPMGALLVEAFTGGVAAFLREVMRPEAVHALWVSIEITLAVVLINGCFGVLISIVLARHRFPGRSLVNSLVDLPFAVSPVVAGLMLVLLYGPNRLFGAFFGLWGIKVIFAIPGMILATVFVTLPFVVRELVPLLEALGTRQEEAAYTLGAGSWQTFWQVTLPSIRWSLAYGVVMTAARSLGEFGAVIVVSGNLISETQSATLYIYQAAADFNLRGAYSVALVLSFLAVALVGLLEWVKGRREGKPSF; from the coding sequence TTGATCCGTTTTTTTGTGGCAGCGTTCATTTATCTGTGGTTCGGAATTTTATTGCTTGCGCCGATGGGGGCTTTACTGGTGGAAGCCTTCACCGGCGGGGTTGCTGCTTTTTTGAGGGAAGTTATGCGGCCCGAAGCGGTGCACGCCCTTTGGGTAAGTATCGAAATAACGCTGGCAGTTGTCTTGATTAACGGATGTTTTGGTGTGTTGATCTCGATTGTTCTGGCTCGCCACAGGTTTCCCGGCAGGTCTTTGGTCAACAGCCTGGTCGATTTGCCCTTTGCTGTCTCTCCGGTTGTAGCGGGGTTAATGTTGGTCTTGCTTTACGGTCCGAATCGTTTGTTTGGGGCTTTTTTTGGTTTATGGGGGATAAAAGTCATATTTGCAATTCCCGGTATGATTCTCGCTACCGTTTTTGTTACGTTGCCTTTTGTGGTGAGGGAACTGGTTCCCTTATTAGAGGCCTTGGGGACGAGACAGGAAGAGGCGGCCTATACACTGGGCGCAGGATCGTGGCAGACGTTTTGGCAGGTTACTCTCCCGTCTATTCGCTGGAGTCTCGCCTACGGGGTTGTTATGACCGCGGCGCGTTCCTTGGGCGAGTTCGGGGCTGTTATTGTCGTATCGGGTAATCTCATTAGTGAAACCCAGTCTGCCACACTCTATATCTACCAGGCGGCTGCCGATTTTAATTTGCGTGGCGCCTATTCGGTGGCTCTCGTGTTATCTTTCCTTGCCGTTGCTCTTGTCGGGCTGTTGGAGTGGGTCAAAGGGCGGCGAGAGGGGAAGCCGTCCTTCTGA
- a CDS encoding tetratricopeptide repeat protein encodes MISIGLFLTLAVTVTGCGFNQTKAADETTNSPSANSGAQVNPANSDAAAGNAPVKMEEVRKEAEKGDTSAQYKLGTMLVNGDNTEKNVDEGLKWLKQAAEQGDPKAQNNLGVFYFTGNGVAPNGEEAVKWFQKAANQGYDKGQYHLGYAYLNGVGVPQNATEAFKWFQSAAENGNKDAQIALALMYEDGVGTSKSREQALAWYQKAAAQGDKGAQQKVNLLKQAAAQGAGGVTPAK; translated from the coding sequence GTGATCTCTATCGGTTTGTTCCTTACCCTTGCGGTAACGGTAACCGGATGCGGTTTCAACCAAACTAAGGCGGCAGACGAGACGACGAATTCCCCTTCGGCAAACAGTGGAGCCCAAGTAAATCCGGCGAATTCCGATGCAGCCGCGGGAAACGCACCGGTGAAGATGGAAGAGGTCCGCAAAGAAGCGGAAAAGGGTGACACATCTGCCCAGTACAAGCTCGGAACGATGCTGGTTAACGGCGACAACACAGAGAAAAATGTAGATGAGGGCCTAAAGTGGCTGAAGCAAGCAGCCGAACAGGGTGATCCCAAAGCCCAAAATAACCTCGGTGTTTTTTACTTTACCGGTAACGGTGTCGCGCCGAACGGGGAAGAGGCGGTAAAATGGTTTCAGAAAGCCGCCAATCAGGGGTATGACAAAGGGCAGTATCACCTGGGATATGCCTATTTAAATGGTGTTGGTGTGCCTCAAAACGCGACCGAAGCCTTCAAGTGGTTCCAATCGGCCGCTGAAAATGGGAACAAAGATGCCCAGATTGCCTTAGCCTTGATGTACGAAGATGGCGTGGGGACCTCTAAGAGCCGGGAACAGGCCCTCGCGTGGTACCAAAAGGCGGCGGCGCAAGGGGATAAAGGGGCCCAACAGAAGGTCAACCTGTTGAAGCAGGCGGCGGCCCAAGGCGCCGGCGGCGTAACCCCGGCGAAGTAG
- a CDS encoding ABC transporter permease, which produces MWTVSKNADTPTTIADISGFALRGGVIGYLLLMVVIPLGGLLSQASLGGLAGFFTTLQSPAAVFAFKLTIALGLVTALINSAAGLVIAYGLVRYDLPGKRLLNALVDLPMAIPTAVIGMMLLGLYGLQGLFGRWLTEQKLAIIFDYPGILLALLVVTFPFSIRTVQPLLEAGCSQMEEAAKTLGAGRWHIFWYILLPMIRPGLFSGFTLTFSRAIAEFGAIVLVSGNIPLKTQVASVYIYGLVESSDITGAAVMSVCLLTLSLMMLLLQHRWAQKWGGIRR; this is translated from the coding sequence ATGTGGACGGTAAGTAAAAACGCTGATACCCCGACAACGATCGCGGACATAAGCGGGTTCGCGCTGCGCGGCGGGGTGATTGGATATCTGTTGCTCATGGTGGTCATTCCGCTGGGGGGATTGCTTTCGCAAGCCTCCCTCGGCGGTTTGGCCGGTTTTTTTACTACCCTTCAATCGCCGGCCGCAGTGTTTGCGTTTAAACTAACAATCGCGCTCGGACTGGTGACAGCGTTGATCAATAGCGCAGCAGGGTTGGTCATCGCCTATGGTTTGGTTCGGTATGATTTGCCGGGAAAACGATTGCTGAATGCGCTGGTGGATTTACCGATGGCCATCCCAACGGCGGTGATCGGGATGATGTTACTTGGCTTATATGGGCTGCAGGGCTTGTTTGGTCGTTGGCTAACGGAACAAAAACTTGCGATAATCTTTGACTATCCAGGGATTTTACTGGCCCTGTTGGTCGTAACGTTCCCTTTTTCGATACGAACTGTGCAGCCGCTCTTAGAAGCCGGCTGCAGTCAGATGGAGGAAGCGGCCAAAACCCTTGGCGCCGGCCGCTGGCATATTTTTTGGTATATCTTGCTGCCTATGATCCGTCCGGGTCTGTTTTCCGGTTTTACGTTGACCTTTTCACGGGCGATTGCGGAGTTCGGTGCGATCGTGCTGGTCTCCGGCAACATTCCGCTGAAAACGCAGGTGGCGTCTGTGTATATCTATGGTTTAGTGGAAAGTTCTGATATCACGGGAGCGGCGGTGATGTCTGTCTGCTTGCTGACCCTTTCGCTGATGATGCTTTTGTTGCAGCATCGGTGGGCGCAAAAATGGGGGGGGATTCGCCGTTGA